From Phalacrocorax carbo chromosome 25, bPhaCar2.1, whole genome shotgun sequence:
AGCTCAagttcttcctctgctccatgTACGCGCCCGTCTGCACGGTGCTGGAGCAGGCCATCCCGCCGTGCCGCTCCATCTGCGAGCGGGCACGCCAGGGCTGCGAAGCCCTCATGAATAAATTCGGTTTCCAATGGCCAGAGCGATTACGTTGTGAGAATTTCCCCCGGCATGGCGCCGAGCAGATCTGCGTAGGGCAGAACCACTCGGAGGACGGCGGTTCGCCAGCGTTGCTCACAAGCGCCACGCCGTTGGCCGGCCAGGGCACCCCGGGCGCCCCTCGTTACGCCACCCTCGACCACCCCTTCCACTGCCCACGGGCGCTGAAGGTGCCCAGCTACCTCAACTACAAGTTCTTGGGTGAGAAGGACTGCGCGGCACCCTGCGAGCCCACCCGTCCTGACGGCCACATGTTCTTCAATGAGGACGAGATCCGTTTCGCCCGTATCTGGATCCTCATCTGGTCCGTCTTGTGCTGCGCCTCCACCTTCTTCACCGTCACGACCTACCTGGTGGACATGCAGCGTTTCCGCTACCCTGAGCGACCCATCATCTTCCTCTCGGGGTGCTACACCATGGTGTCGGTGGCCTACATCGCTGGCTTCGTGCTGGAGGAGAGGGTGGTCTGCAACGAGCGTTTCCAGGAGGATGGCTACCGCACGGTGGTACAGGGCACCAAGAAGGAAGGTTGCACCATCCTCTTCATGATGCTCTACTTCTTTAGCATGGCCAGCTCGATCTGGTGGGTCATCCTCTCCCTCACCTGGTTCTTGGCCGCCGGCATGAAGTGGGGCCACGAGGCCATCGAGGCCAACTCCCAGTACTTCCACTTGGCCGCCTGGGCCGTGCC
This genomic window contains:
- the FZD2 gene encoding frizzled-2 produces the protein MGPPSVLPALAWLLAGLSVPAPCRSQLHGEKGISIPDHGFCQPISIPLCTDIAYNQTIMPNLLGHTNQEDAGLEVHQFYPLVKVQCSLELKFFLCSMYAPVCTVLEQAIPPCRSICERARQGCEALMNKFGFQWPERLRCENFPRHGAEQICVGQNHSEDGGSPALLTSATPLAGQGTPGAPRYATLDHPFHCPRALKVPSYLNYKFLGEKDCAAPCEPTRPDGHMFFNEDEIRFARIWILIWSVLCCASTFFTVTTYLVDMQRFRYPERPIIFLSGCYTMVSVAYIAGFVLEERVVCNERFQEDGYRTVVQGTKKEGCTILFMMLYFFSMASSIWWVILSLTWFLAAGMKWGHEAIEANSQYFHLAAWAVPAVKTITILAMGQIDGDLLSGVCFVGLNNIDPLRGFVLAPLFVYLFIGTSFLLAGFVSLFRIRTIMKHGGTKTEKLERLMVRIGVFSVLYTVPATIVIACYFYEQAFREHWERSWISQNCKSLAIPCPLHFTPRMTPDFTVYMIKYLMTLIVGITSGFWIWSGKTLHSWRKFYTRLTNSKQGETTV